In Paenibacillus ihbetae, the following are encoded in one genomic region:
- a CDS encoding YhcH/YjgK/YiaL family protein, whose amino-acid sequence MIIGHRDHWEAERAFAHPVIRKAVDYLTLTDFASLQTGQYPIQGEDMFARIIDLNTVSKDERLAEKHEQFFDIHYLLEGDETIGWSLQTGGIPSPVEPYRQDQDAALYGDIPSEMPIRLTPGSYMVLFPEDIHRPGLAMEDPGTVRKVVVKINSALFKLAD is encoded by the coding sequence ATGATCATAGGACATAGAGACCATTGGGAGGCAGAGCGTGCATTTGCCCATCCGGTGATACGTAAAGCTGTCGATTATTTAACGTTAACGGACTTTGCTTCGCTTCAGACGGGACAGTATCCGATACAAGGCGAGGACATGTTTGCAAGAATTATTGATTTGAATACCGTTTCGAAGGATGAACGGCTTGCCGAGAAACACGAGCAGTTTTTCGATATCCATTACCTGCTGGAGGGAGATGAAACGATTGGCTGGAGCCTTCAGACAGGAGGCATCCCGTCTCCCGTAGAGCCCTATCGGCAGGATCAGGATGCCGCGCTCTATGGTGACATTCCATCCGAAATGCCCATCCGGTTAACGCCGGGTTCGTATATGGTATTGTTTCCGGAGGACATCCACCGGCCCGGACTTGCCATGGAGGATCCCGGAACGGTACGGAAGGTCGTTGTGAAAATCAATTCGGCGCTGTTCAAGCTGGCGGATTAG
- a CDS encoding dihydrodipicolinate synthase family protein, translating into MGKHDLNKFRGVIVAFYGCYDGNGDIDPQRVRDLARYYQDAGVKGLYVGGSSGEGMLQSAAERKLVLETVMQEVGEEMTVIAHVGAPSTRESVELAKHAESVKADAISAVPSIYYRLSPASVEHHWRAMIDSTALPFIIYHIPQLTGFHLSTKQLEKLSALDNVIGVKISSESTYELQQFKAAGGADFLVMNGPDEQYLAGRSMGADGGIGGTYGVMPELFLKLEQCIQEGKLELAREWQTRINEIISELLQFPSLYGGCKAILRLRGMDIGEPRLPLLPITDSDQEAAERLHQKLTKYIALAKA; encoded by the coding sequence ATGGGAAAGCATGATTTGAACAAATTCAGAGGTGTCATTGTTGCTTTCTACGGTTGTTATGACGGCAATGGAGATATCGACCCGCAAAGGGTACGGGATTTGGCCCGTTATTATCAGGATGCGGGTGTGAAAGGACTATATGTCGGAGGCAGCAGCGGAGAAGGCATGCTGCAATCAGCCGCGGAACGCAAGCTTGTTCTTGAAACCGTCATGCAGGAGGTCGGCGAAGAGATGACGGTCATTGCCCATGTCGGAGCACCTTCGACCAGGGAAAGTGTAGAGCTGGCCAAACATGCGGAATCCGTAAAAGCTGATGCCATATCGGCAGTCCCTTCCATCTATTACAGATTGTCTCCGGCTAGTGTAGAACACCACTGGAGAGCTATGATCGATAGCACGGCCTTGCCATTCATCATTTATCATATCCCTCAGCTTACCGGATTTCATCTATCGACGAAGCAGTTGGAGAAGTTGTCAGCATTGGATAATGTCATTGGTGTCAAAATCTCATCGGAAAGCACCTATGAGCTGCAGCAATTTAAAGCTGCGGGAGGGGCGGATTTTCTGGTTATGAACGGTCCGGACGAGCAGTATCTGGCAGGACGAAGCATGGGGGCGGACGGGGGCATTGGCGGAACTTACGGCGTGATGCCCGAGCTGTTTCTGAAGCTGGAGCAGTGCATTCAAGAGGGCAAGCTTGAATTGGCGCGCGAGTGGCAGACCAGAATCAACGAAATCATTTCGGAGCTGCTTCAGTTCCCATCGCTATACGGCGGCTGCAAAGCGATCTTGAGGCTTCGCGGGATGGATATCGGGGAACCGAGACTTCCGCTGCTTCCGATAACGGATAGCGATCAGGAAGCGGCAGAACGGCTTCATCAAAAGCTGACGAAATATATTGCACTGGCAAAGGCATAA
- a CDS encoding ROK family protein, translated as MGGTKIHAGIVDGQGNVLHSINLPTLAGQKKVPERITEVIEALLAEPSIRDAYPIQGIGIGTAGQVNRSDGSIRFASEILPDYTGVPLKRLVEERFGVPVYVDNDVNVLVLTEKTLGTGREAGHILCIALGTGVGGAVFAEGRLVHGAWGGAGELGHLSVDFNGLPCVCGGVGCLEQYASGTGIAKRMQAKLLSLGSEPASQVDAREVLSRWQSGDPAAVEVMDETFAALGAAISSLIHTLNPEMVVIGGGVAEAGEPFFERIREETAKRSMKSFAENVKIVQAHQGNFSGMIGAALQVFEPAVHSEQ; from the coding sequence GTGGGAGGCACTAAGATTCATGCCGGAATCGTGGACGGGCAGGGAAATGTTCTACATTCGATCAACCTTCCAACACTCGCCGGGCAGAAGAAAGTGCCTGAACGGATTACAGAGGTCATTGAAGCGTTACTGGCCGAGCCCTCGATTAGAGACGCTTATCCTATCCAGGGTATTGGAATCGGGACCGCCGGACAAGTAAACCGCTCCGACGGAAGCATCCGGTTTGCTTCAGAGATTCTTCCCGATTACACGGGGGTCCCCCTGAAGCGGCTGGTCGAGGAGCGCTTCGGCGTGCCGGTTTACGTAGATAATGATGTGAATGTACTGGTTCTGACCGAGAAGACGCTTGGAACAGGCCGCGAAGCTGGCCATATACTCTGCATTGCGCTTGGAACGGGAGTCGGCGGCGCGGTATTTGCCGAGGGCAGGCTTGTCCACGGCGCATGGGGCGGCGCTGGAGAGCTTGGGCATCTTAGCGTGGATTTTAACGGCCTGCCCTGCGTATGCGGGGGCGTGGGCTGCCTGGAGCAGTACGCCTCTGGTACCGGAATCGCCAAGAGGATGCAAGCCAAACTGCTCTCCTTAGGAAGTGAACCGGCTTCACAGGTTGATGCAAGAGAAGTCCTCTCCCGGTGGCAGTCGGGGGACCCGGCTGCGGTAGAAGTCATGGATGAAACGTTCGCTGCTCTGGGCGCTGCCATCTCATCGCTGATCCACACGCTGAACCCTGAAATGGTGGTAATCGGCGGGGGCGTTGCCGAGGCAGGAGAGCCGTTCTTCGAACGAATACGGGAGGAGACGGCCAAACGCTCCATGAAATCTTTTGCGGAAAATGTGAAGATCGTGCAGGCGCATCAAGGGAATTTTAGCGGGATGATCGGTGCTGCGCTTCAAGTGTTTGAGCCTGCTGTCCATTCGGAACAATAA
- a CDS encoding ABC transporter substrate-binding protein codes for MFKKRFLAMFTASVMMLALLAACGGKDSGTSGGSDKNAANGKDNVEISLWLTPQWKGVYDASEENADYDSFFKAAAEKFAEQYDKYNVKVNVQVIAGDQRDELLNVNLNGGTPPDIFFESVFAMGDFAHRGALVPLNDIIDEESRKDIAQSYWDNVTFGDNIYFYPFSHNPGTLAYNADMFKAAGLENMIGGENEIKTWTLSEYEQILETLKNNLPQDKYPGARPMALFGLNNQGDTWNLAYLRMFGNKFFDDEGNIVLDDANGVRAAEWLKKIYTGGYSNPGAESVSSNDANAMFQNQKLAISFTNAVLFNNAKADMESGKAPKFDIRLANIPSESGDPLSFTYVVGSNVFNTGDEKRTEAAKAFVKFYSTDPELVKASKNSIPVRSSVADELKDQYPLFAAYDANSKYLFNFTGNVPGYSQLRQILYPELQAIFIGEKEPAQAVKDYQTQGNAVIQKAKESSSVYK; via the coding sequence ATGTTCAAGAAACGCTTTCTAGCGATGTTTACCGCATCCGTCATGATGCTTGCACTATTGGCTGCCTGCGGCGGCAAAGATTCGGGGACAAGCGGGGGCTCCGATAAGAACGCAGCGAACGGAAAAGATAATGTTGAGATCTCTTTATGGCTCACGCCACAGTGGAAGGGCGTGTACGATGCTTCCGAGGAGAATGCCGATTATGACAGCTTCTTTAAAGCTGCAGCCGAGAAATTTGCCGAGCAGTACGATAAGTACAACGTGAAAGTGAATGTGCAGGTCATCGCAGGGGACCAGCGTGATGAGCTCCTGAACGTCAACCTGAACGGCGGAACGCCGCCCGATATTTTCTTTGAGAGCGTATTCGCCATGGGAGACTTTGCTCATCGCGGCGCGTTGGTGCCTCTGAATGACATTATTGACGAGGAGTCGAGAAAAGACATCGCTCAAAGCTACTGGGATAACGTAACCTTCGGAGATAATATCTATTTCTATCCGTTCTCCCACAATCCCGGCACACTGGCGTATAACGCAGATATGTTCAAAGCGGCTGGCCTGGAGAACATGATCGGCGGAGAGAACGAGATCAAAACATGGACGCTCAGCGAATACGAGCAAATTTTGGAGACATTGAAAAACAATCTTCCGCAGGATAAATATCCTGGCGCACGCCCTATGGCCTTATTCGGCTTGAATAATCAAGGCGACACGTGGAATCTCGCTTATCTGCGAATGTTCGGCAACAAATTCTTTGATGATGAAGGCAATATTGTACTGGATGATGCGAATGGGGTGAGGGCTGCGGAATGGCTGAAGAAGATTTACACAGGCGGCTATAGCAATCCGGGAGCGGAATCCGTGTCCTCCAACGATGCGAACGCTATGTTCCAGAACCAGAAGCTGGCGATCAGCTTTACCAACGCAGTGCTGTTTAATAATGCCAAGGCCGATATGGAAAGCGGAAAAGCTCCGAAATTTGATATCCGTCTTGCGAATATCCCTTCGGAAAGCGGCGATCCGCTGTCCTTCACTTATGTGGTGGGATCAAATGTATTCAATACCGGTGACGAGAAAAGAACAGAGGCAGCCAAAGCGTTCGTTAAATTCTACTCGACGGATCCTGAGCTTGTGAAAGCCTCGAAAAACAGTATTCCGGTGCGAAGCTCGGTTGCGGATGAGCTGAAAGACCAGTACCCTCTGTTCGCGGCATATGATGCCAACTCGAAGTATTTATTTAACTTTACAGGCAACGTGCCGGGCTACAGTCAGCTTCGCCAAATTCTGTATCCTGAGCTGCAGGCGATCTTCATTGGCGAGAAAGAGCCGGCCCAGGCGGTGAAGGACTACCAGACTCAAGGCAATGCGGTGATTCAAAAGGCGAAGGAAAGCTCTAGCGTGTACAAATAA
- a CDS encoding N-acetylmannosamine-6-phosphate 2-epimerase codes for MTRKTNRTMFPERGLIVSCQALEHEPLHGGDAMAKMAKAAIQSGAIGIRTNGVNDIRAIKEAVDVPVIGLIKRDVPDSDVFITPTLDEVVQIIAAGADIVALDVTDREDRLATAAELIDFAHKAGVAVMADVSTYAEGMAAEKLGADYIGTTLSGYTPYSTQAEGPDLALVSSLAADAQVPVVAEGRIWSPEEAALALQAGAAYVVVGSAITRPQLITARYVEAVRQVIGSEA; via the coding sequence ATGACGAGAAAAACGAATCGAACGATGTTCCCCGAACGAGGGCTGATCGTCTCCTGCCAGGCGCTGGAGCATGAGCCGCTCCATGGCGGAGATGCCATGGCCAAGATGGCCAAAGCAGCTATTCAATCGGGGGCGATCGGCATCCGTACCAACGGTGTGAACGATATTCGGGCGATCAAAGAGGCGGTAGATGTTCCGGTCATCGGCCTCATCAAACGGGATGTGCCTGATTCGGATGTTTTCATTACGCCAACGCTGGACGAAGTAGTACAAATCATCGCGGCAGGTGCAGACATAGTAGCGCTCGACGTTACGGACCGGGAGGACCGGCTAGCCACAGCTGCCGAATTGATCGACTTTGCGCATAAAGCAGGCGTTGCTGTAATGGCAGACGTCTCGACCTATGCGGAAGGAATGGCGGCTGAGAAGCTCGGCGCCGATTATATTGGGACGACGCTGTCGGGCTATACGCCGTACAGCACCCAGGCCGAGGGTCCGGACTTGGCTCTGGTGAGCAGCCTTGCCGCTGACGCTCAGGTGCCGGTCGTTGCAGAAGGGCGCATTTGGAGTCCCGAAGAGGCTGCATTGGCTCTGCAAGCGGGGGCAGCCTATGTGGTTGTAGGCAGTGCCATTACGAGACCTCAGCTGATTACGGCGCGTTATGTGGAAGCTGTGCGGCAAGTTATCGGATCGGAGGCGTAA